The genomic segment GGCTATGATCAGATATTTGGCACGAAAAACAACGATATTCTGAAAGGCCTGGGGGGAGACGACTCGATCTATGGCAATGATGGCAATGATATTTTGCTGGGTGGTGCCGGCGCCGATTATCTAGATGGCAGAGATGGACGAGACACAGCGGACTATCGTGATTCTTCCACCGGTGTGATAATTGATCTTTCAGCAAATGCGGGCTCGGAAGTAGAGGACGGGAGAGGTTATGGAGGAACTGCGGAAGGTGACTTTCTGAAAAATATCGAAAACATACAGGGATCAAAATTTAATGATACTATTATAGGTTTCCGTAGCGACCATCGATTCTTTGGCAATGCCGGCAACGATAGCCTGTCCGGCGGCTTAGGCAATGACTTTCTCCGGGGCGGAGCCGGAGCCGATATCTTGGATGGCGGAGAAGGAAGGGACAGTGCCGACTATCGTGATTCAGAAGAAGGCGTGATAATTGACCTGGCGACCGGTACCGCCGAGGACGGCACTGCAGATGGTGATACCTTCTCCTCCATTGAAAATATATATGGTTCGAAATTCAATGATGTTCTCTCCGGCAATGAAGAAAACAATACCTTGGTAGGCTTTGCAGGCAATGATGAGATTTACGGCCGAGAAGGCAATGACAACCTTCAGGGCCGCGACGGAGATGATTGTCTGTACGGCGGCTTAGGCAATGACATTCTCCGAGGTGGAGCCGGAACTGATGTTCTTGATGGTGGAGAGGGCAGAGATAGTGTCGACTATCGTGACTCAGAAGAGGGTGTGCTAATTGATCTGGCGGCGCGTACTGCCGAGGGAGGCACCGCAGCGGGCGATGCCATCTTTTCAATCGAAAATGCATATGGATCAGAATTCGATGATATTCTCACCGGTAATGAAGAAAACAATACCTTGGTTGGCTTTGCAGGCAATGATGAGCTTTACGGCTGGGAAGGCAATGACAGTCTCCAGGGCCGTGACGGTGACGATAGACTATACGGTGGCTTGGGTAATGACATTCTCCGAGGTGGAGCCGGAAGTGATGTTCTTTATGGTGGAGAGGGTAGAGATAGCGTCGACTATCGTGATTCAGAAGAAGTTGTGGTAATTGATTTGGCGGCCGGTACTGCCGAGGGCGGCACTGCTGCGGGTGATACGTTCTCTGCAATCGAAAATATATATGGTTCGAAATTCAATGATGTTCTCTCAGGCAATGAAGAAAACAATACCTTGGTCAGCCTTGCAGGTTACGATGAGCTTTACGGCCGGGATGGTAATGATAACCTCCAGGGTGGCGATGGAGGGGATAGTTTGTATGGCGGCTTAGGCAATGATTTTCTGCGAGGCGGATCCGGAGCCGATGTTCTTGATGGCGGAGAAGGAAGAGATAGTATTGACTATCGTGATTCAGAAGAGGGTGTGCTAATTGATCTGGCGGCCGGTACTGGCGAGGGCGGCACCGCAGCGGGTGATGCCTTCTTCTCAATCGAAAACATATATGGTTCGACATTCAATGATGTTCTTTCCGGCAATGAAGAAAACAATACCTTGGTTGGCTTTGCAGGTTACGATGCGATTTACGGCCGGGAAGGTAATGATAACCTCCAGGGCCGCGATGGAGGGGATAGATTGTACGGCGGCTTAGGTAATGACATTCTCCGAGGCGGAGCCGGAACCGATGTTCTTTGGGGGGGAGAGGGCAGTGATAGTATCGACTATCGTGATTCAGAAGAGGGAGTGCTGATTGATCTGGCGGCTGCTACTGCCGAGGGCGGCACCGCAGCGGGTGATGCCTTCTTCTCAATCGAAAATATATATGGATCAGAGTTCGATGATTTTCTCGCCGGTAATGGAGAAAACAACACCTTGCTTGGCTTTGCAGGTAATGATGAGCTCTATGGCCGGGAAGGCAATGATTTTCTGCGAGGCGGAGTAGGAGCCGACACTCTGGATGGCGGAGAAGGCAGGGATAGTGTCGATTATCGGGACTCGGAAGAAGGCGTGTTATTAGACCTGGCGGCCGGTACAGCCCAGGGCGGGACAGCAGCAGGTGATACCCTTATTTCCATCGAGAATGTATACGGATCAGAATTCGATGATACTCTTACCGGTAATGAAGAAAACAATACCTTGGTTGGCTTTGCTGGCAATGATGAGCTTAATGGCCTGGAAGGTAATGACAATCTACAGGGTCGTGAGGGAGAAGATAAGTTGTACGGTGGCTTTGGAAATGATTTTCTGCGAGGCGGATCCGGAGCCGATATTCTTGATGGTGGAGAAGGAAGGGATGGTGTCGACTACCGTGGCTCAGAAGAAGGCGTCAAAATTGATCTGGCGGCTGGTACCGCCGAGGGCGGCACCGCAGCTGGCGATACCTTTGTCTCGATAGAAAATCTATATGGCTCAGAATGCGATGACGTTCTGGTCGGAAATGATGAGAATAACTCTCTTCTGGGATTTGAAGGAGTTGATCATTTGTCCGGGGGAGCAGGCAACGACAACCTTCGAGGAGGTACCGGCTCGGATATTCTAACCGGAGGTGACGGAAACGATAAATTTGTTTTTGATACTGCTTTTAATGGTCCAGAAGGTACCGATACCATAGTCGATTTCACCATCAGCAAAGATAGAATCATCTTACATTCATCTGTTTTTAGTACGTTGCTGGAAGCAGGAGTCCTTGCCGAGGCAAATTTCTTTGCGAGTGCCACTGGCTCAGCAGCAGATGAGAATGATTATATCCTTTACAACACTTCGAATGGCTCCCTCCTTTATGATTTTGATGGTAACGGCCAGGGTGTGGCTGTTGAATTTGCAAAGCTGACCTCAAGCCCGGAGATTAATAACAAGGATTTTGTTGTAGTCGCCTAAGGTTATAATCAAAATTTTTATTAGTACCTTTTTCTTTCTTTCATCAAGACCACAAATATGTGGGCTTTGACTGACCATTCCCAATTTTTTTAAGAATTGAAAAATTTTTTTCAAATGTGGGAAAAATGTGGGAACCGCTAATTAAGAATGTTCTGAATAAAGAAGAGGCGTTTGAGTTGAAGGGATCAAAAACCAAGAAGCCTATGGCGGCAATAGCGTGGCGGCTCCCAAAAAAACACTTATGAATATCAGTATTGCCCCAAAAGAGAGTGAGAAAGCTGCTGTAGAACACACTGCTTCCATCATTGTCAGCGGCAGTCAGCTTGCGAGATTAAGCGGATTAGAAGACCTGGCGGTAAAGTTGGCCGAGTTGATGGATTCCTTAAGTGGAGCAAGCAGGAAAGAAGCACTTGAAAAGGTAATACAAGTTGCTCGAAATGAAGGGACTCGAACTCTGATATATCGCCCCAATCCAGATCGGGTTCAAGAGTTGGCGCAATTGCTGCCGGTTTTGATTGAAACACGTGATGAAAGATTCTTAGTAGTTTCCAGTATAGAAAAAGAATCCTTGGAGACACCTTTCACTATCACAATAATTCATTCGAGTCTTGATGAGGAACCTGAAGAGGACTTGCTATCTTTTGAGCAATTACAGGAAATATGGACAGGAGGTGTTTTACGTTTCGAAAAAATTAACACTGCTCTGGTCTGTTTTTCAATAGTTGCCCGGGAGAAAAAAATAGAACTTACTCTGGAAAGACTGCGCCATGAGTATGGGCTTGATAGTGCGGAGATTACTGAGGATGTTTTTATCCGTATGAGCAAAGATGCCGGTATGAAAGCCCGGCTGTTAAAAATAGATTGGCATGGCCTCCTCAATCTCAAAGATGCATATCCTGCCGTTGCCAGATTGACTGATGGAAGACATATCGTTGTTTCCGGTGCTGTTTCTTCTGATCCTCAGAAGGAACAGAAGATCGCCTGTTATGATCCTTTGGCTGGTCAAGGCGGAGGGCATCTCAGATTTGGAAAGCAGGAGTTTGAAACTCTGTGGAATGGAGAGATTTATGTACTGAAAAGAGTATTCAAGCTCAGCGATGAAACCCAGCCATTTAGTCTGCGTTGGTTTATTCCGGAAATTCTAAGACAAAAAACTGCCTTTTCCGATGTTGCATTGGCTGTCCTCTTTATTAATGCCATTGCTCTTGTTACTCCAATTTTTTTTCAAATTGTAATCGATAAGGTTCTTGTAAATCAGGCATTTACTACTCTTCATGTTCTTGGATTCGGTATGGCGGCAATGCTGCTTGTTAATGCTTGTCTGGATTTCTTGCGAGACTATCTGTTGCTGCATGCCACCAACAAAATCGATATGAGGGTTACTGCCAGAACATTCAGGCATATGTTGAATTTGCCACTGGATTTTTTCGAAAAAGTAACTGCAGGCGTTTTAACAAAACACATGCAGCAGACCTCCAATATACGCGGTTTTCTCACTGGTAGTGTGTTTCTCACCATGCTTGAGGCGACTTCACTCTTTATTTTTTTGCCTTTTCTATTTTTTTACAGCTTGAAGTTAACTGCCATAGTGGGTGCTTTTACTTTGATGATTGCCGTCGTGATCCTTGTGTTGATCGGTCCTTTCAAGCGTAGATTGGATGCCTTGTATGACGCTGAAGGAAACAGGCAGGCAATGCTTGTTGAAACGATCAATGGCATGCCGACGGTAAAGGCAATGGCGATTGAACCACTGTTGCGAAAACAATGGGAGAACAAAGTTGCCCGAGCCATCAGTATGCAGTTTCGCGTCGGTAAAATTTCAATCACCGCAAAATCGCTGACCCAGCTCTTAGAGCGTCTCATGACAATTATTCTCATCTGGGTGGGGGCCAGTCAGGTTTTTAATGGGACTTTAACGGTAGGAGCTCTCATCGCTTTTCAGATGTTGGCGGGAAGAGTAACCTCTCCTCTTGTACGGTTAGTCGGGCTGATTCATCAATATCAGGAAGCTGCATTATCGGTGGAAAAGCTCGGTGTGGTGATGAATGCCAAAGAAGAATGGGGCGCAGATAGACATGGTGCCAGGGTTTCATTAAAAGGTGACATTGTTTTGGATAGGGTGAGTTTCAGATATTCACCGGATTTACCAAATGCTCTCCATGAAATTTCCCTGGTGATTCCAACCGGGTCCATGCTGGGAATTGTGGGCCCTAGCGGTTCGGGCAAAACAACATTAACCAGAATGTTGCAAAAAGCGTATTTCCCATCAACGGGGACGATCAGAATAAATAACTGCTATCTTAATGAAATTGATACTTCTCATTTACGCAGAAATACTGGTGTGGTGCTTCAAGATAGTTTCCTGTTCAGGGCCTCCGTTGCAGAAAATATTCGTGCAGGACAAACAGGAGCCTCTC from the Desulfopila inferna genome contains:
- a CDS encoding ABC transporter transmembrane domain-containing protein, with product MAAPKKTLMNISIAPKESEKAAVEHTASIIVSGSQLARLSGLEDLAVKLAELMDSLSGASRKEALEKVIQVARNEGTRTLIYRPNPDRVQELAQLLPVLIETRDERFLVVSSIEKESLETPFTITIIHSSLDEEPEEDLLSFEQLQEIWTGGVLRFEKINTALVCFSIVAREKKIELTLERLRHEYGLDSAEITEDVFIRMSKDAGMKARLLKIDWHGLLNLKDAYPAVARLTDGRHIVVSGAVSSDPQKEQKIACYDPLAGQGGGHLRFGKQEFETLWNGEIYVLKRVFKLSDETQPFSLRWFIPEILRQKTAFSDVALAVLFINAIALVTPIFFQIVIDKVLVNQAFTTLHVLGFGMAAMLLVNACLDFLRDYLLLHATNKIDMRVTARTFRHMLNLPLDFFEKVTAGVLTKHMQQTSNIRGFLTGSVFLTMLEATSLFIFLPFLFFYSLKLTAIVGAFTLMIAVVILVLIGPFKRRLDALYDAEGNRQAMLVETINGMPTVKAMAIEPLLRKQWENKVARAISMQFRVGKISITAKSLTQLLERLMTIILIWVGASQVFNGTLTVGALIAFQMLAGRVTSPLVRLVGLIHQYQEAALSVEKLGVVMNAKEEWGADRHGARVSLKGDIVLDRVSFRYSPDLPNALHEISLVIPTGSMLGIVGPSGSGKTTLTRMLQKAYFPSTGTIRINNCYLNEIDTSHLRRNTGVVLQDSFLFRASVAENIRAGQTGASRHQIIEAAVLAGADEFIVNLSQGYDTMLEEGASNLSGGQRQRLAIARALLTQPEILILDEATSSLDPESERIVRENLTQIAKGRTVIVVSHRLSMLKGADNVMVLDGGRLVGYGTHERLLQDCRLYGKLWKQQMEL